The genomic segment CGACTATACAGCTCTTTACGCCATTCTGTTTGAACCAGCTTTTTTGCCTCTTCCGCGTTTTTGATAATCTTTCCGTCGTTCGTAACAACCTGACCGGCGCTCTCGCCGACAAGCCGCGCCAAACGACTAGAACCATACTCGGCTCCATTGCCATAACCATGAAAACGACATTTCAATAGATAATCCGGATGTTCTTCTTTTAGTTTTTTATTGACGATTTTTGCGGCAAGCTTATCGCCAGTCATCCGCGCGCCGGATGTTTTTGATCGCAAGACAACAACGCCGGTTACAGTCGTTTTACCATCATCACCATCATTAACACGATAAGCAAAACTCCGATCACCAAAACTGGTTGTCAAAATGTCACTGATTACCGGTTCACGTTCGTCTCCACGTGGAATATCTCCGCTGATGCTGAACTTCGCCAAATCACGCGAGGCCGCCCGCCCATCAAGTAACGGTTCCCAGTCGGCCGGTACTGTTGTTATTTCTTTTTCGGTTAATTCGGCACCGGTGTATGTTTCGATTTTTATGCCGCCACCACGTGAAATGTAGGTGAGCATATTGTTAAGTCGCGACGCGCCACCATAGGAAAGAAGTTTAACAACGGCCGGTTGTGCACCACCAGCTACCTTCGTGATGCGTCCGACAAATTCCGCTTCACTTTCTGTCGAACCAAGACGAAAAAACGGCCTAGGCGTGCGCCACGTATCTCGCGCAGTAGAAAACTTCAGCTCATCATCAATCTTTGCAGCAAGTCGCCCAATCGCCGAACTATTTGTCAACATTTGTTTCTTTCGCTCTTGCCAGTCCATTTGCCCCTCCCCTACTCGTCTTTCACGGCCATGGCCGACCGGCGCGATTTTAATTCCACGAGTTCCAGTGAAAGATTATCAAAAACCGTCAAGACGTTTTTTAACGCGATGACTACCTCCGTTGGATGAACCGTTTTACCGGCATTCAGACGTCGCGCAATCTGATTTACGTTGATGCCGATTTTTCTCATATCCTCATGCAAAAGCGAAAAAATTGCCTTGTCTTCTTGCGACAAAAAAACTGTTTTTCCGGTCGCTTGTCTCAATATTTCACGGCAAAAAGCTGATCGTTTTTCGCCGGTTTTTTTGGCTAATTGATCAATATCGGCGAGATCGGAATCGCTTATGCGAATTTTCAAGCTACAGGTTTTGAGAACATCGGTTGTCATTTGCAAAAATCACCAAAAATTAAACGGCGGCTTGTCCGCCGTTTGTTGTTAAAATGTACCACATTTTAACGTATCCTGCCAACAGAATAAATGAAAGAACCACCAAAAAAAACAACAGCCGAATAAAAAAAGAAAACAGATGCAGCTTAATTTTTTTCAATGACTAGCCGAGTAAAAAAAATAACGGAGATAAAAAATGCAGCAACAAATATCAACATAGGTATGCATTTAAATACTCGCATAAATAAGCATCTAAATACGCATATCAATAACGATATAAAAAACGATATGGTATATGATATTAAAAATGAATAGAAATATGCATTAGCGATAAAACATGTAAATATTGACATACAAAATTAAATGAAATATGCGAAAGGATATGTTAATATTTACGTATTAGATTAAAAATTTAATTGAGGTCTAAAAAACGAAAGGAAAAAATAATGGCAAAAACGATTGCATTTGTGAGCGGAAAAGGCGGCGCGGGCAAAACGACGGCGGCAATAATGGTCGCGGGAGAATACGACGCAAATAAAAAACGAACATTAATGATAGACACGGACGCGCGGCAAAATCTGTCCGAATGGTGGACAGTGTCTGAAAAAAAAGGAAATATACCAGCTAACATGAATGTGCGAGCCGCAGTGAGAAGTGCCGATATAAATGAATTGCTCGAACAATCCGCCGAAAAATATGATTTAATAGTAATCGACACACCAGGCGTGGATAGCCAAATACGCGATATTGTTTTGCGCAACGCAGATGTAGTGGTCACGCCCGTGCAACCAAACCGCGATGAGATAAGGGCGGCCGCAGAAGCGGCAGCGTGGATAGCCGACGTATCAAACGCCGTCGGTCGTGAAATACCACAGTTGTTGTTGAAGACACGAATATCGGTAACAAACCGCTTAAGCGAGGCCTATAGACTTATCCGGCCGTTTGTGTCGAACCTGCAACAAAATGGATACAATGTAAGTATGCTGGTGCAGGAAATGTACGAGCGGAATTGCTACCGAGACGTTCGGTCAGGCTACGGGACGTTGCAAATGATGCCACTGAACGAAACAATAAAGAAAGCGCGATTGGAAGTACGCAAAATAGCCGCTGAAATTGATAAATATTTGTAAGGATTGGAAAAAATGACAATGTTAGGAAGTATTGACGACATTGCTATTGCGCCACGTCGCGAAAAAACAGCAGAAGAAAACGACGTATCAAACGCGGACGCAAAAAATAATGATGCGATAGCCTTTTTGAAAAATCGTGAAAAAACAGAAGAAGAAAAGCAGGCAGAACGCGCAAAAAAATACGAGGAAGCACAAGACGCGCAAAAGCGTTTAAGAAGATTGCGTGATAGCCAAAAAAAATCACAACGAGAAATTTTAAACGTGGTGCTGTCTGTTGAGGAAAAAAAGCGGTTGGAAAAACTCGCGAGAAAATACGAAATAACACAGCGGGCGTTTTGTCAGCTAGCAATAACTTATTTTCTCGATCTGGTCGAAAAAGAAAAATAAAAAAGGGGAGGGGGCAGTGCCCCCGAACCAGTGCAAAAAAGTAAAAGACTTTTCCATCCGGAGGACTGGGCGCTTGGCGCCCAGCAGGCGAGCCGAACCGCGCAATCAAACAGCGCCGTAGGTTTGGCGAGCCTGTGTGTAAAGTCTTTTGCCTTATTTATCGAAGCGAGCAGAGCGAGCGGGAAAATGAGGTGATTTTTCATCACCTCATCGTCGGTTTCATTTTGCATGGTTCAGAATATAATCGGCTGCCGTTTGTGCATAATTACAAGCGCGCGTAAAAAACTTCTTGTCACGTTTTAAAGCTACCAGCCAAGAGTCCAAGTATGATGCCGTTGCATCCACGCGGGCAATTCCAAAATTAGCACAAACAAAACATGATGTAAGTTCGGCCACCAATTCTTCGAATGCATAGGCCGCATCTGTCTTTTTTCGCCCAAAAACCCGATTTAGTCGACTTTTATGCCCCGTCCAATGTCCAATTTCATGAAAAAGCGTGGTAAAATAAGCGTCGGGGGTTTCAAATGTTGATATATCCGGCATCGAAATAATGTCGTCATTATTAACATAGCAAGCACGATAAGAACCAACGTGAATTTTAACGCCAAGACTGCTAACCAATTGATTTAATTTTTCAAACCGATCTTCGTCTTTTATTGATTTTTGTTCAATGACTGGTTCCTCCGGCAGTCCCTCGATCTGTTCAACATTAAAAACTGTATATTGTTTCATATATTTTTTTTCTTTTTCTTCGCCGTCTTCTTCGTCTTCGACGACAAATGTACCGACTTTAATAATCGGATGCCCATGTTCACCTTTACGGATATGCGCATTCAGCGCCCGCGCTTGTGCGTATGTCATGAACATATGATGCTGGTAGTTGTTAGTGACTTCGGCGAGCCACAACAAAACGACGTTTACGCCACGATATGCGACCCCGTTCGAACGGCGCGGTAATGAAATATCGGCATTCCACGGCCGCCGCCATGGCAAAACACCCCGTTCCATTGAAGCAATGATTTTGTTAGTGATTTCTTCGTAAATATCAATCTTTTTTGCCATTTTAGACCTCTTTTTCAAAAATGTTGCCGCGAGCGGGAACGTTTCGTTCCTGCTCCCGCGGCCTCGCAAGTGAGAGTGGGGGTATGGGGGGAAAGGCAAAAAAAAGGAGGGGGATCACCCGCCCGAAGGGTTGCGAAGCAACTTTGCAGCGCATAGCGCGAAAAGCGGGGATACCTTTTTTTTCGCCTTTTTGGGGGTAGGGGGTAAAGCCCCCTCAGCCCCTTCTATAGGCAAATAATGTAATAAGACTTTTCCATCCGGAGGACTGGGCGCCAAGCGCCCAGCAGGCGAGCCGAACCGCGCAATCAAACAGCGCCGTAGGTTTGGCGAGCCTGTGTGTAAAGTCTTATTTCCGTTTTAGAAGTATTAGCGAGCAGAGCGAGCGGGCGGAATGGCTTCTTCATGTATATTTTTATATTATTGTAATATTTTTAATAAAAATCAAAAATAAATGCAATTATTTACTTGACATTATAAATAGTGGTATTTATATTATTACTGTAAGAGGTCAAAAACAAACAAAAGGTAATATCAAAATGGAAAATACATCTTTAACAAAACGGCAAATTAACAGTATTTTTTATAATGAATTAAAATACTCATTAGGTCTTTATGCAAAAAAATATAAAATAACAGAAGCAGATCAAAAAAAAATAAATAAAATTGCCCGCCATATTGCTTCTCAGCATCAGACATTTTTAAATAATAAAATAAGAGAAACAAGCCCAAACGTCGTTCGCGATGGACGTAGTTATTTTTATCATACACATATGGAAATATTAAAAGAACTTAATATTGTTGACGATAATATGCGCGATTGGTGGTTTTTTACTTTTTTAACCGATAAAGGTAGAGATTTTTTTTATGTCATTCGCGTAGTATTAGAGAGAATTCAAATAAAACTACAACAAAAAACAATTTAAATTCATTTTTTTACTTGACATTATAAATGAGTGCATTTATATTATTACTGTAAAACAAAACAACGAGGTCTAAAATGTCTAATTCACTAAACAAAGTAATGTTAATTGGTTTTCTTAGCACCGACCCAGAACAAAAATCGGCCGCAAATGGTGATAGTTTTGCGACGGTAAGACTGGCAACATCGGACACATGGAAAGACGCAAACACCGGCGAAAAGCACGAAAGAACAGAGTGGCACAACATTGTGATTTTTAACGAAAACATCGCCGATTTTGCGATCGAATATCTTAAAAAAGGCGCAAAAGTTTATATAGAAGGCAAACTTCAAACCCGCAAATGGCAAGATCAGAATGGTAATGATCGGTATTCGACAGAGATTGTCATCGGGCGCTTTGATGGTGACTTAATAGCACTGACAGCGGCAAAAGAATAAAAAAGATCAGGTTCAAAATAAAGAGACTGCGGAAGTTATGTTTCGCGGTCTTTTTTTCGATGCGGTCAAGTTTTTCATTGACAGCTTCGCGAATGAACTTCGAACGTTGGTGTTGACCAACAACGCTATTGAGCCGCTCCAGCTCGTCTTTCAACAAATAAATGTTTATCCCGACAATCGGGACTTTAAAAGCTTTTCTACCCATGTTCCCAGCAATAAACGATAATGAAAAAAATCAATAAAAATGCAATTATTTATTTGACATTATAAATGCACTCATTTATAAAGGTATTGTAAGTTAAAACAAACCAACGAGGTCTAAAAATGAAAAGCATTCTTTCTTCTATTATTCTTTCTACAGCTCTTGCCACAGTGGGTTTTGCAGCGTCGGCCGCCAATTACAATCATCAACACGTCTCGAACGTTTCGGCCAAAGCTACCACAAATAGCAGCCATTGCGACGCGGAGGCAAACAAACACCGTCGTACGTCGCTTTTCCCGAACGTTAAGACAACGGCAAAGCTCGACACGATTACCTGCCGCTCTGATACCGGCTATGCGCATGATTATGATTTTGGCGGCAAAGATCTAACGAAAGGAGAGGGGCAGTAATATCGCCGCTAAAAAAGGCCGCTAGGTATTGTTTTTGGCCGTCTCTAAAAAGCCTAGCGGCTTTCCTCTTTCTCTTTTTGTCTCGATATGAAAAAAGCTAGCAAGTCTTCTCTCTTGCTAGCTTTATTATTTAACTTTGCCGAGGTCTAATTCAACGAAGTTACTGTCATAATAATAAAAAAAATTCAATTTGCAAGTTAAAAAAACAAAAAAACCGGTAGCAAAACCACCGGTTCTTATTTTTCAATTCATTCAAGAATTAGAACGAACGTTGGATACGAACCATACCTTGGAAAGCATCCTGACCTTTCATCGAGTCAACGAGCTTTTCAGTGTTGGCCGCGTTGCGGATGCTATAGTCATTTTCCCAAGAAATATAGGTCAATTCAGGAGTAATGACGAGACCAGGTACCAATTCATACTTTACGTTAACAGATGCAGCGAATGTGTCTGTATCGTCGTAAGCAACCTGCGCATTGAAGCTGGCCTTCTTGTTGAATTTGAAAGTTGTACCACCCCAAACAGCCCAATCGCCGCCCCAATCGCCGTAGATCGAGTTGACTTGGCGATAAACACCATTCTTGAAGCCAAGAGCACCGGCGGAATTGGTGTAACGACGCGTACGATATGTATCATCTTCCATGTACGTATCGTCGGCAGATTTATATCCACCCATGACCCAAACGCTCCACTGATCGGTAACGTTCAAATCCAAACGAGCTTTGGCAGCCCATTCCTCATAATAGGCGTCATATGCGCCAACAACCGAAACACCACCCCAGCCTTGGACGTATTTCAAACCACCAACAACATTCGGTGTGTAATCGTCAATTTTGCCACTAAGATCATGACGTTTTCCGACAATTTCACCGTTTGCATCACGGTAATATCTGTTACCATAGCCATATGAATGACCCCATTCATCTTTGGCATTATTGCCGTCTATGTCGTCATTGCCTTGTTCAACACCTAAGATAGCGGAGAAACCGTTTCCTGCATTGAATGTGTAGCTAATAACATTAGTACGTGTGTAGGCCATTGGACTCAAGATGTCATCATTAATGACATTACCATAATAACCTGTCCAATGGTTGAAGATGGATTCATCAAGACCAACACGAATACCGCCAAGTTCGATGAAAGCAAAACGGAGCTGGCCGGAAGCGCTATCGCCCTTGTGGTCCCATTCTGCACCTTCATCCCACTGCGAACGCAATTCAACGAATGTACGCAATGTGCCGAGTTCTGTTTCAGAAGCAGTATGGAAACGGAGTGTTGCACGTGTACGCCAAGCGTAAGTATCACGATCGATGTTTCCGCGCTGACGGGCATAAACATTGTCACCACCATTGATGTCTGCGCGAACATAGCCGGAAATGCGCATGCAAGTTTCAGTTCCAGGAATATAGAAATATCCTTCACCGTATGCGTCGCAAACGCGTACGTATTCAACGGGTTCCGGCTCTGCAACGACAACGTCGGCAGCACGAGCAGCAGAAATGGTCAGAAGCGCCGCCGCAGTTGATAACAACACTTGCGTAGCGCGATTTTTATTATTGGTCATTAGAACCTCGCATTTTAGTTAAAACAAAACAAAGTACGGTGGAACAATAATTGACACACCATATGCAAACAACAATAAAAACCAGCTCAAAAAGGCTTTTTTGCAAAGTGTAACGATTATGTCACAATCTGGAAAAAAACGGTTTAATCAAAAAAATTGAGGGTTGATCTGTACGCACTAAATTAAACCAATCATTTTTATCTATACAGATCACAAAACGGGTGTTTTGTTTTTGATATATTTTCCCACACACAACAGAATAACCACGTAAATTTTTGCAAAAACAAATATGAGTTGGTGCATTATTACTATCGCACACTATTGGCACGACGGAAAATGTCTTTTGCTTACCAGATTTGTCGAAAAAAACTCCGTGGCCTTCCGCGCCAATAATTGGTACGGAAAAAAAACGTATATAGTCAACAAATGGTGCGGTATTAGCCATTTGCCGCTCGTAAAGCTGAAACGGAACCCAAAAGATTTAGACGCCCTTCAACGAAACGCCGCGTTAATGCGCGAAAATAACCGCCGCCACTCGTAACCTTTCCCAAAGAATATTTTTCGTACGTCACCGCTAATGCAACGGCTGTTTGTCGCAATCCCATTGTTTTTTCAGCATTTTCTAAAGCATCGATCGAACAGCCGATTAATTTTGCAACCAATGAACGTTTGTCAACAAGGGTATCGACCGTAGTGATCGGTTGATTTAGCAAAAACTGGGTTTGGGGGAATGCGCGCGACAACGTGTATCCGCTTAAACGGTCAAGTTGGTTATCGGCCAAAGGTTTATAGAACTGAATTTTTTCAGCTTCATTTTCGAGAGCATTTTGCGACAGTTGTCTGTGTGTTGTCGTTTTTTGTTTTTCTGCTGCGTTTACTATACGAATGTTTTCAGGATTTGTATTATGTTTGTGTATGTCGTTTTCGACATAC from the Bartonella apihabitans genome contains:
- a CDS encoding ParA family protein; the protein is MAKTIAFVSGKGGAGKTTAAIMVAGEYDANKKRTLMIDTDARQNLSEWWTVSEKKGNIPANMNVRAAVRSADINELLEQSAEKYDLIVIDTPGVDSQIRDIVLRNADVVVTPVQPNRDEIRAAAEAAAWIADVSNAVGREIPQLLLKTRISVTNRLSEAYRLIRPFVSNLQQNGYNVSMLVQEMYERNCYRDVRSGYGTLQMMPLNETIKKARLEVRKIAAEIDKYL
- the mobC gene encoding plasmid mobilization relaxosome protein MobC, with protein sequence MTTDVLKTCSLKIRISDSDLADIDQLAKKTGEKRSAFCREILRQATGKTVFLSQEDKAIFSLLHEDMRKIGINVNQIARRLNAGKTVHPTEVVIALKNVLTVFDNLSLELVELKSRRSAMAVKDE
- a CDS encoding ArdC family protein, giving the protein MAKKIDIYEEITNKIIASMERGVLPWRRPWNADISLPRRSNGVAYRGVNVVLLWLAEVTNNYQHHMFMTYAQARALNAHIRKGEHGHPIIKVGTFVVEDEEDGEEKEKKYMKQYTVFNVEQIEGLPEEPVIEQKSIKDEDRFEKLNQLVSSLGVKIHVGSYRACYVNNDDIISMPDISTFETPDAYFTTLFHEIGHWTGHKSRLNRVFGRKKTDAAYAFEELVAELTSCFVCANFGIARVDATASYLDSWLVALKRDKKFFTRACNYAQTAADYILNHAK
- a CDS encoding porin; this encodes MTNNKNRATQVLLSTAAALLTISAARAADVVVAEPEPVEYVRVCDAYGEGYFYIPGTETCMRISGYVRADINGGDNVYARQRGNIDRDTYAWRTRATLRFHTASETELGTLRTFVELRSQWDEGAEWDHKGDSASGQLRFAFIELGGIRVGLDESIFNHWTGYYGNVINDDILSPMAYTRTNVISYTFNAGNGFSAILGVEQGNDDIDGNNAKDEWGHSYGYGNRYYRDANGEIVGKRHDLSGKIDDYTPNVVGGLKYVQGWGGVSVVGAYDAYYEEWAAKARLDLNVTDQWSVWVMGGYKSADDTYMEDDTYRTRRYTNSAGALGFKNGVYRQVNSIYGDWGGDWAVWGGTTFKFNKKASFNAQVAYDDTDTFAASVNVKYELVPGLVITPELTYISWENDYSIRNAANTEKLVDSMKGQDAFQGMVRIQRSF